The following proteins come from a genomic window of Spongiibacter tropicus DSM 19543:
- the trxC gene encoding thioredoxin TrxC, protein MASDSLQLSCPGCGAINRVPEAKLADGPVCGKCRAALLNGAVINAGDGNFTRFIQKDSLPVVVDFWAPWCGPCRSFAPVYEAVATAQPTRARFLKLDTQANPNTAAQFQIRSIPTLMVFHHGREVARLSGALPRPQFEQWLDQQLAGLR, encoded by the coding sequence ATGGCAAGCGATTCTCTCCAACTGAGCTGCCCTGGCTGCGGGGCAATAAACCGTGTTCCGGAAGCAAAACTGGCCGATGGGCCGGTGTGCGGAAAGTGTCGGGCTGCACTGCTGAATGGCGCGGTGATCAATGCCGGAGACGGGAATTTCACGCGCTTTATTCAGAAGGATTCGCTGCCAGTGGTCGTGGACTTCTGGGCGCCTTGGTGCGGTCCCTGCCGATCCTTTGCACCGGTATACGAAGCGGTAGCTACTGCGCAGCCGACGCGGGCGCGTTTCCTGAAACTCGACACCCAGGCAAATCCCAATACCGCGGCGCAGTTCCAGATTCGCTCCATTCCGACACTGATGGTCTTCCATCACGGGCGGGAAGTGGCGCGCTTGTCAGGGGCGTTGCCCCGGCCGCAATTTGAGCAGTGGCTGGACCAGCAGCTCGCCGGCCTGCGCTAG
- a CDS encoding alpha/beta fold hydrolase, protein MNELIQRRIDLGDIHLHIHTMGSGPVVVLCHGFPGHWTNWRAQMSALAEAGYCAVAPDMRGYGQSSRPDEIADYDMNAQLADMCGLLDALGTEKAIFIGQDFGASMVWSMAQRQPERVAAVVGMSVPFDHDYYGRSCMGDLSEAELDALSADNLLVASPLNPPSVGFKAIAAHQFLHAQYFQQPGPADRELGRNAETFLQRIYWGLSGEGSLGDWSAFPAEGTGYLDVLPEAPPLPWPWMSGEMLAGIAEDYLRAGKEQAFSGALASYRVADRNWEIGAAYADWNITVPALFIAGEKDPVVASLDAAMRQRLHRRITDLREICLVPGAGHFVQLEAPDESNRAVLRFLSSL, encoded by the coding sequence ATGAACGAACTGATTCAGCGCCGTATTGATCTCGGCGACATCCATTTACATATCCACACGATGGGAAGCGGGCCGGTGGTCGTGCTCTGCCATGGCTTCCCCGGTCACTGGACAAACTGGCGCGCACAGATGAGCGCACTGGCCGAGGCTGGGTACTGCGCCGTGGCGCCGGATATGCGGGGCTATGGTCAAAGCAGTCGCCCCGATGAGATTGCCGACTACGATATGAATGCGCAGCTGGCGGATATGTGTGGCCTGCTCGATGCGTTGGGGACTGAAAAGGCCATATTTATTGGTCAGGACTTTGGCGCGTCGATGGTATGGAGTATGGCTCAGCGCCAGCCCGAGCGCGTCGCGGCGGTGGTGGGGATGAGCGTCCCTTTTGATCACGACTACTATGGCCGCAGTTGCATGGGCGACTTGTCGGAGGCGGAGCTGGATGCCCTGTCGGCAGACAACTTGCTGGTGGCATCGCCACTGAATCCTCCCAGCGTGGGGTTTAAGGCCATCGCCGCCCATCAGTTTTTGCACGCGCAGTATTTCCAGCAGCCTGGCCCTGCTGACCGCGAGCTTGGCCGCAATGCGGAGACATTTTTACAGCGAATATACTGGGGCTTGAGTGGTGAGGGCTCGTTGGGAGACTGGTCTGCGTTTCCCGCAGAGGGCACGGGCTATCTCGATGTGCTACCCGAGGCGCCGCCCTTGCCCTGGCCGTGGATGAGCGGGGAGATGCTGGCCGGGATTGCGGAAGACTATCTGCGAGCAGGGAAGGAGCAGGCGTTCAGTGGCGCGCTGGCGAGTTATCGGGTGGCTGACCGGAATTGGGAGATTGGAGCTGCCTATGCCGACTGGAATATCACGGTACCGGCGCTGTTCATTGCCGGAGAAAAAGATCCCGTCGTCGCCTCACTCGATGCGGCCATGCGCCAGCGCCTGCATCGCCGAATCACTGATTTGCGAGAGATTTGTTTGGTCCCCGGTGCCGGACACTTTGTTCAGTTGGAAGCGCCTGACGAGAGCAATCGCGCGGTGCTGAGGTTTTTGTCGAGCCTCTGA
- the tmpT gene encoding thiopurine S-methyltransferase, with protein MDAEFWHARWSEKNIGFHNAEVNPLLRRYFSALALPEGSRIFLPLCGKSRDIAWLLAQGYRVAGAELSEIAVNELFDELGVIPERSEVGELMHYRAAGLDIFQGDIFALDRETLGAVDAIYDRAALVALPEPMRARYSQHLIQMSDAAPQLLINYDYDQSRMPGPPFSVSDDELRMHYEGRYTLNALYNEDLEGGLKGQCPAREKVWLLQKA; from the coding sequence ATGGACGCAGAATTTTGGCACGCACGTTGGAGTGAGAAGAATATTGGCTTTCACAATGCTGAGGTGAACCCGCTGTTGCGACGCTATTTTTCAGCATTGGCCTTGCCGGAGGGCAGCCGTATATTTTTGCCCCTGTGCGGTAAGAGTCGGGATATCGCCTGGTTGCTGGCGCAGGGCTACCGCGTTGCGGGCGCCGAATTGAGCGAGATTGCGGTGAATGAGTTGTTCGATGAGCTGGGCGTGATCCCCGAGCGGAGTGAGGTCGGTGAGTTGATGCATTACCGGGCCGCCGGTCTGGATATTTTTCAAGGCGATATCTTTGCTCTCGACCGAGAAACCCTTGGTGCCGTGGATGCCATCTACGACCGTGCCGCGCTGGTCGCACTGCCCGAGCCGATGCGCGCCCGTTACAGTCAGCACCTCATCCAGATGAGCGATGCAGCGCCGCAGTTATTGATCAATTATGACTACGATCAGAGCCGAATGCCCGGACCTCCCTTCTCCGTCAGCGATGACGAATTGCGTATGCATTATGAAGGCCGCTACACCCTCAATGCCTTGTATAACGAGGACCTTGAGGGTGGCTTGAAGGGACAGTGCCCGGCTCGTGAAAAAGTCTGGCTGCTGCAGAAAGCCTGA
- a CDS encoding DUF2798 domain-containing protein, with protein MIPQRYTGYVFAFFMSLIMSGVMSLFISLINVGFIDGIFWLWMKAWGMAFIVAFPCVVVVNPLVRRLVWLVVDQGDSH; from the coding sequence GTGATTCCTCAGCGTTATACCGGGTACGTATTCGCATTTTTTATGTCGCTGATTATGTCTGGCGTCATGTCGCTGTTTATTTCCCTGATCAATGTTGGCTTCATCGACGGCATTTTCTGGTTGTGGATGAAAGCCTGGGGCATGGCGTTTATCGTCGCTTTCCCCTGTGTCGTGGTGGTGAATCCACTGGTGCGACGCCTGGTTTGGCTGGTCGTTGATCAGGGCGATTCACACTGA
- a CDS encoding LysR family transcriptional regulator — MLDDIALFIHIAQQGGLSNAATQLSLPVATVSRRLQRLEQQLGYQLLQRSARQCVLTVDGEVLYQTYAGLVEQFEQAQQQLRTDMQELRGKLLVLAPSNISHGMLRPMWLGFTRQYPDIQLELQLSNQLQDMIKAKADLAMRIGPQADSSLYQKRLGQISKFLVAAPSYLSAHPAPQQPSELKDHRLIGTTIAGKWRLSQRETGAVQEILPRFNTLLNDSTFAKYMAVDGQGIALLPVTESQEELQRGQLRRVLPQWQGEPRDIYAVWPSGRLLNAKAKCLLDYMKQYIAQHL, encoded by the coding sequence ATGCTAGACGATATCGCACTGTTTATTCATATCGCCCAACAGGGCGGCTTAAGTAACGCGGCAACGCAACTGAGCCTGCCCGTGGCCACGGTCAGTCGTCGGCTGCAGCGACTCGAGCAGCAACTCGGCTACCAACTGCTGCAGCGCTCTGCACGCCAGTGTGTGCTCACCGTCGATGGCGAAGTGCTGTACCAGACCTATGCCGGGCTGGTCGAACAGTTTGAGCAGGCCCAGCAGCAGCTTAGAACCGATATGCAGGAATTGCGGGGCAAGCTGTTGGTGCTGGCGCCGAGCAATATTTCCCATGGCATGCTGCGCCCAATGTGGCTGGGCTTTACGCGCCAGTACCCCGATATCCAGCTCGAGTTGCAACTCAGCAATCAGTTACAGGACATGATTAAAGCCAAGGCGGATCTGGCAATGCGCATCGGCCCACAGGCAGACTCATCCCTGTACCAGAAGCGGCTGGGGCAGATCAGCAAGTTTCTGGTTGCCGCACCGTCCTACCTCAGCGCGCACCCCGCCCCGCAACAACCCTCGGAGCTCAAGGATCACCGATTGATCGGCACGACGATCGCAGGCAAATGGCGCCTGAGCCAACGCGAGACCGGCGCCGTGCAGGAAATCCTGCCCCGCTTTAACACCCTGCTCAACGACTCAACCTTTGCCAAGTATATGGCTGTCGATGGCCAGGGCATCGCCCTGCTGCCGGTCACCGAAAGTCAGGAGGAGTTGCAGCGCGGCCAACTGCGCCGGGTGCTGCCCCAATGGCAGGGCGAACCCCGCGATATTTATGCCGTGTGGCCGAGCGGACGACTGCTGAACGCCAAGGCAAAATGTCTGCTCGATTATATGAAGCAGTATATTGCACAACACCTCTAG
- a CDS encoding late competence development ComFB family protein, translated as MFLSEDVHNFMEALVEEEFSRRNLPSQYERSYLEDLFCLSLNALPAKYVRHALDMRMYMSPEERGELELQVRIAVENASEILRRDRRSENRDD; from the coding sequence ATGTTTCTTTCCGAAGACGTGCACAACTTTATGGAAGCTTTGGTCGAGGAGGAATTCAGTCGCCGCAACCTGCCGAGCCAGTATGAGCGATCCTATCTGGAAGACCTGTTCTGCCTGAGCCTGAATGCGCTGCCCGCCAAGTACGTCAGACATGCGCTGGATATGCGGATGTATATGAGCCCGGAAGAGCGCGGAGAATTGGAGCTTCAGGTGCGCATAGCGGTAGAGAACGCCAGTGAGATTCTTCGCCGCGACCGTCGCAGCGAGAACCGGGACGACTGA
- a CDS encoding protein-glutamate methylesterase/protein-glutamine glutaminase encodes MIKVLVVDDSALMRHVLSDILDSDPDIDVVGVAADPYIAREKIKRLNPDMITLDVEMPKMDGLQFLRNIMRLRPMPVLMVSSLTQAGAAVTLEALEIGAVDFVAKPEIDIAQGLRDYAEELIAKVKMTAAAKVMRRSFSDEQERRTSRPILTPADPLNFRTTDRVLAIGASTGGTEAIREVLSGLPADTPGTVIVQHIPGMFSGPFARRMDGCSAMVVREAIDGERILQGHAYIAPGDQHLRIRRDGARYYCQLDSGPPVNRHRPSVDVLFQSVAEQVGRNAVGVLLTGMGKDGAEGMKAMLDQGATTLIQDEASSVVWGMPGAAMKLGAAQEALPLKRIADRLIALHRPAEERRKA; translated from the coding sequence ATGATCAAGGTTCTGGTAGTCGACGACTCGGCGCTGATGCGCCATGTGCTCTCCGATATTCTCGACAGTGATCCCGATATAGACGTGGTTGGCGTTGCCGCTGACCCCTATATCGCCAGAGAAAAAATCAAACGTCTCAATCCCGATATGATTACGCTGGATGTGGAAATGCCGAAGATGGACGGCCTCCAGTTCCTGCGTAATATCATGCGCCTGCGTCCCATGCCGGTATTGATGGTGTCGTCTCTGACTCAGGCTGGAGCGGCAGTCACCCTTGAGGCACTGGAGATAGGGGCGGTCGATTTTGTCGCCAAACCGGAGATCGATATTGCGCAGGGCCTGCGCGATTATGCTGAAGAGCTGATCGCGAAAGTCAAAATGACGGCGGCAGCGAAGGTGATGCGACGCTCATTTTCTGATGAGCAGGAGCGCCGCACGTCGCGGCCGATACTGACTCCTGCCGATCCACTTAACTTTCGCACGACCGATCGCGTACTGGCCATTGGTGCGTCTACCGGCGGCACCGAGGCAATACGCGAAGTGCTGTCGGGTCTCCCGGCGGATACCCCCGGCACGGTCATTGTTCAACATATTCCGGGCATGTTCAGCGGCCCCTTTGCGCGACGTATGGACGGTTGCAGTGCGATGGTCGTGCGCGAAGCCATTGACGGTGAGCGTATTCTTCAGGGGCATGCCTACATTGCGCCTGGCGATCAGCATTTGCGCATCCGTCGCGATGGAGCGCGCTATTACTGCCAGCTGGACAGTGGTCCGCCAGTGAACCGTCATCGTCCCTCTGTCGATGTGCTGTTTCAGTCTGTGGCTGAGCAGGTCGGACGCAACGCGGTAGGCGTATTGCTGACCGGCATGGGCAAAGACGGCGCAGAGGGGATGAAGGCGATGCTGGATCAGGGCGCCACAACGTTAATTCAGGATGAGGCGAGCTCTGTGGTCTGGGGGATGCCGGGTGCCGCAATGAAACTCGGCGCTGCTCAGGAAGCGCTGCCGCTCAAACGCATTGCCGATCGCCTGATTGCCCTGCATCGTCCTGCAGAGGAACGCCGCAAGGCTTGA
- a CDS encoding methyl-accepting chemotaxis protein: MAAQNDQAPGKASATKKTAARKPAARKTAAAKPRSTTSSAALQTEIARWRTAVGGAMTAIMMVDRDLVVTYVNDATRELLSRHGDALASVYPGFDVENIIGTCIDVFHKNPAHQRGMLADPANLPHSADIHVGELIFNINVTAQIDDKGNYIGNTLEWLDVTEERAHEVQVARLQTAVDNAMTAIMMIDRDFVVTYVNGATNTLMSNHRDALQSVYPTFDVDNIVGTCIDIFHKHPEHQRRMLADPANLPHSADIHVGDLTFNINVTAQIDSKGNYVGNTLEWLDVTAQRARETEVARLQSAMDGADANFMICDADLNITYANPAVVSMMKKREDVLRERFPGFDADNLVGKNIDMFHKKPEHQRALLANLKALPAKAEIQVADLEFQVNATAILGPKGEYAGNMVEWKDITEQKDAERQISSLISAAAAGHLDERLNADRYEGFMQRLVNVINGLMDAIVSEQNNAEEQIRELVDGAIAGRLESRIDTEANVGFLQRLGVGLNQLMDTIAQPLAESSKVMEALAEGDLMQVMEGQYQGQFAAMQDAVNRSVLNLKNMVVEIREAAQGIRSSASEIAEGNLDLSNRTEAQAASLEETASSVEQFTATVKQNAENAAQANNLASGARGQAEKGGDVVGRAVGAMREINASSKRISDIIGVIDEIAFQTNLLALNAAVEAARAGEQGRGFAVVASEVRNLAQRSAEAAKEIKTLIKDSVEKVEEGSRLIDESGSTLEEIVQSVKKVSDIISEIALASQEQSAGIEQVNKAVSEMDKVTQENAALVEEAAAASQSMDNLSKGLSERMSLFNTGEVEAAPAASPGYASKPAPVHSLASRTAASAPRGGEAPRSIGGGKRVSGSDEWEEF, translated from the coding sequence ATGGCTGCACAGAACGATCAGGCACCGGGCAAGGCCAGTGCGACCAAGAAGACGGCGGCTCGCAAGCCTGCCGCCCGTAAAACCGCGGCGGCGAAACCCCGGTCAACGACGAGCAGTGCAGCATTGCAAACCGAGATTGCGCGCTGGCGAACGGCGGTCGGTGGCGCCATGACGGCGATCATGATGGTCGACCGTGACCTGGTGGTGACCTACGTCAACGATGCAACACGCGAGCTGCTGAGCCGTCACGGCGATGCACTGGCAAGCGTCTACCCCGGCTTCGATGTCGAAAATATTATTGGCACCTGCATCGACGTTTTCCACAAGAACCCTGCGCACCAGCGTGGCATGCTGGCCGATCCGGCCAATCTGCCTCACTCCGCGGATATTCACGTGGGCGAGCTGATCTTCAATATCAACGTCACGGCGCAGATTGACGACAAAGGCAATTACATCGGCAACACGCTGGAATGGCTCGATGTGACCGAAGAGCGCGCTCACGAAGTACAGGTCGCGCGTTTGCAAACGGCGGTGGACAATGCCATGACCGCGATCATGATGATTGATCGCGACTTTGTGGTGACCTATGTGAACGGGGCGACCAACACCTTGATGAGCAATCACCGCGATGCCCTGCAGTCGGTGTATCCCACTTTTGATGTCGACAACATTGTCGGCACCTGTATCGATATCTTCCACAAACACCCGGAACATCAGCGCCGCATGCTGGCGGATCCGGCCAACCTGCCACATTCCGCCGATATTCACGTGGGTGACCTTACGTTCAATATCAATGTGACGGCCCAGATCGACAGCAAGGGCAACTATGTGGGCAATACGCTGGAGTGGTTGGACGTGACGGCACAGCGGGCACGCGAAACAGAAGTGGCACGCCTGCAGTCGGCAATGGATGGGGCAGATGCCAACTTCATGATTTGCGATGCCGACCTGAATATTACTTACGCCAACCCGGCGGTTGTCAGCATGATGAAGAAGCGGGAAGACGTGCTTCGAGAGCGCTTTCCCGGTTTCGATGCCGACAATCTGGTGGGCAAGAACATCGACATGTTCCACAAGAAACCCGAGCACCAGCGCGCGCTGCTGGCGAACCTGAAAGCGCTGCCTGCCAAGGCGGAAATTCAGGTCGCGGACTTGGAGTTTCAGGTGAACGCCACGGCGATCCTCGGCCCCAAAGGCGAATATGCCGGCAATATGGTGGAGTGGAAAGACATCACCGAGCAGAAAGATGCCGAGCGGCAGATTTCGTCGCTGATTTCCGCCGCGGCAGCCGGACATCTGGATGAGCGCCTGAATGCCGACCGCTACGAAGGCTTTATGCAGCGTCTGGTTAACGTCATTAATGGCCTGATGGATGCGATTGTCAGCGAGCAGAATAATGCCGAAGAGCAGATTCGCGAACTGGTCGATGGCGCCATTGCCGGTCGCTTGGAGTCGCGAATTGATACCGAGGCGAACGTCGGCTTCCTGCAGCGTCTGGGCGTCGGCCTGAACCAGTTAATGGACACCATCGCACAGCCGCTGGCCGAAAGCTCCAAAGTGATGGAAGCGCTGGCCGAGGGCGACCTGATGCAGGTGATGGAAGGCCAGTACCAGGGCCAGTTTGCCGCCATGCAAGACGCGGTAAATCGTTCGGTACTCAATCTGAAAAACATGGTGGTGGAAATTCGCGAGGCAGCGCAGGGTATTCGCAGCTCTGCCTCAGAGATTGCCGAGGGCAACCTCGACCTGTCGAATCGCACGGAGGCCCAGGCGGCATCGCTGGAAGAAACGGCGTCCAGTGTTGAGCAGTTCACCGCCACCGTAAAACAGAATGCGGAGAATGCCGCGCAGGCAAACAATCTGGCGTCGGGCGCACGCGGGCAGGCAGAGAAGGGCGGCGATGTCGTCGGCCGGGCCGTGGGTGCCATGCGCGAGATCAACGCGTCGTCGAAACGCATCTCCGACATTATCGGCGTCATCGACGAGATTGCTTTCCAGACCAACCTGCTGGCACTGAATGCCGCGGTTGAAGCGGCGCGGGCAGGCGAGCAGGGGCGCGGCTTTGCGGTGGTGGCTTCCGAGGTGCGCAACCTCGCTCAGCGCAGCGCCGAAGCGGCCAAGGAAATCAAAACCCTTATCAAGGACAGCGTGGAAAAAGTCGAAGAGGGCTCTCGCCTGATCGACGAGTCCGGGTCGACTCTGGAAGAGATTGTACAGAGCGTTAAGAAAGTGTCGGATATCATTTCCGAGATTGCTCTGGCCAGTCAGGAGCAGTCTGCGGGCATTGAACAGGTGAACAAAGCGGTTTCCGAGATGGATAAGGTGACTCAGGAGAACGCCGCTCTGGTGGAAGAGGCCGCCGCGGCCAGCCAGTCGATGGATAATCTCTCGAAGGGACTGAGTGAGCGTATGTCACTGTTCAACACCGGCGAAGTGGAAGCGGCACCGGCGGCATCGCCCGGCTATGCTTCGAAACCGGCACCGGTTCACTCGCTGGCTTCGCGCACGGCAGCTTCGGCTCCCCGAGGCGGCGAGGCGCCCCGCAGCATTGGTGGCGGCAAGCGTGTCTCCGGCAGCGATGAGTGGGAAGAGTTCTGA
- a CDS encoding CheR family methyltransferase, with protein MSSPCPSTTSNFEFAFTDKDFNRLKDMVISRTGINISDEKRQLVYSRFAKRIRRLGLKDFSDYIDFLDSANGDDERVEFINAITTNFTSFYREPHHFDFLREYLNNGGNGSRRLRIWSLGCSSGEEPYTIAMTVLESLPNADAWDIRILATDIDTSVLQRAADGVYDADRIADIPAERKSRWFLKGKGRSQGKVRVKPELSRLISFKQLNLLDDWPVRGPFDVIFFRNVIIYFDKDLQRKIFAKLMQLQRPGGILIIGHSENLSTVNNQYKLIGRTIYKRQ; from the coding sequence GTGAGCAGTCCCTGTCCGTCAACAACAAGTAATTTTGAATTTGCCTTTACTGACAAGGATTTTAATCGTCTTAAAGATATGGTGATCAGTCGCACTGGAATTAATATCAGCGACGAGAAGCGCCAATTGGTTTACAGCCGCTTTGCCAAACGTATTCGACGCCTCGGTTTAAAAGACTTTTCGGATTACATCGACTTTCTTGATTCAGCGAATGGCGATGATGAGCGCGTTGAATTCATCAATGCGATTACCACCAACTTCACCAGCTTTTATCGCGAGCCCCACCATTTTGATTTTCTGCGTGAGTATTTGAATAACGGCGGCAACGGCAGTCGACGCTTGCGGATATGGTCGCTGGGCTGCAGCAGCGGTGAAGAGCCTTACACCATTGCCATGACCGTGCTCGAAAGCCTTCCCAATGCCGACGCCTGGGATATTCGTATTCTTGCCACCGATATCGATACCTCGGTATTGCAGCGCGCTGCTGACGGGGTGTACGACGCCGACCGCATTGCCGATATTCCTGCCGAAAGAAAGTCGCGTTGGTTCCTGAAAGGAAAAGGTCGCTCTCAAGGGAAGGTGAGAGTGAAGCCCGAGCTGAGTCGGCTGATCAGTTTCAAGCAACTGAACCTGTTGGATGACTGGCCGGTGCGCGGGCCCTTTGATGTGATCTTTTTCCGCAATGTCATCATTTATTTCGATAAGGATCTGCAAAGAAAAATCTTTGCCAAGCTGATGCAGCTTCAGCGCCCCGGCGGCATTTTAATTATTGGACATTCGGAAAACCTGTCCACGGTAAACAATCAATACAAACTTATCGGCAGAACGATCTACAAGCGACAGTGA
- a CDS encoding YbaN family protein, producing MVIHFYRLAGFFLLILAAIGVVLPLLPTTPFVLLAALCFSKSSQRWHQWLLQSPTFGPGLLRWEQQRCLNCRTKVVALFSSLGVGGASAFFAISEPRLQLTVFALLAVGAVVVLRIKNCASAR from the coding sequence ATGGTCATTCACTTCTATCGTCTCGCAGGTTTCTTTCTACTGATTCTCGCTGCGATAGGCGTTGTCCTGCCGCTGTTGCCGACTACCCCTTTTGTACTGCTGGCCGCGCTGTGTTTTTCCAAGAGTTCACAGCGCTGGCATCAGTGGCTGTTGCAAAGCCCGACCTTCGGGCCAGGGCTGTTGCGTTGGGAGCAGCAGCGCTGCCTGAACTGCCGGACCAAAGTTGTCGCCTTGTTTTCGAGTCTCGGTGTGGGTGGCGCCTCGGCCTTTTTTGCGATCAGTGAGCCGCGTTTGCAGCTGACGGTGTTCGCCCTGCTGGCGGTCGGTGCGGTGGTTGTTTTACGAATAAAAAACTGCGCTTCAGCACGCTGA
- a CDS encoding response regulator, which yields MNILVVDDSAAMRNMIIRTLRQAGFDGNEVTQAEDGAVALAAVKQSLPDLVLADWNMPNMTGIELLEAMNAEGLKTKFGFITTEATADMRAKATAGGAKFLISKPFSVESFQKVLSAIM from the coding sequence ATGAATATATTGGTCGTCGACGACAGTGCCGCCATGCGCAATATGATTATTCGCACTCTTCGCCAGGCGGGCTTCGATGGCAATGAGGTCACGCAGGCGGAAGACGGCGCCGTTGCGCTGGCGGCGGTCAAGCAGAGCCTTCCGGACTTGGTGCTTGCCGACTGGAACATGCCCAACATGACCGGTATCGAATTGCTCGAAGCAATGAATGCTGAGGGCCTTAAAACCAAGTTCGGATTTATCACTACCGAAGCCACCGCAGATATGCGCGCCAAGGCCACTGCAGGTGGCGCGAAGTTTCTCATTTCAAAGCCCTTCTCAGTGGAATCTTTTCAGAAAGTACTCAGCGCAATCATGTGA
- the cheD gene encoding chemoreceptor glutamine deamidase CheD, whose product MNTGRSPTSGVYRQPRREPCDEYPNIHRHWDSSHGVFAARVLPGQYYVTDRPDEMISTLLGSCIAACIRDPAVRVGGLNHFMLPDGEGDLDGLASRYGVHAMEHLINDILKRGGRRDRLEIKLFGGGRILSGLSDVGEKNIRFVREFIRVEGYGITAEDLGGEFSRKIHYFPATGRVLVKRLPASRAKEVVQEEVCYERSIRKTAVSDDIELFD is encoded by the coding sequence ATGAATACCGGCAGATCGCCCACATCCGGTGTCTACCGGCAGCCCCGACGCGAACCCTGCGACGAGTATCCGAATATTCATCGCCACTGGGACAGCAGTCATGGTGTCTTCGCCGCCAGAGTATTGCCCGGCCAGTATTATGTGACGGACCGCCCCGATGAAATGATCAGCACACTGTTGGGGTCTTGTATTGCCGCGTGTATTCGCGATCCCGCCGTGCGTGTCGGTGGACTGAACCATTTCATGTTGCCCGATGGCGAGGGTGACTTGGATGGTCTGGCGTCTCGCTATGGTGTGCACGCCATGGAACACCTGATTAACGATATTCTCAAGCGCGGCGGCCGGCGCGATCGTCTGGAAATAAAGCTATTTGGCGGTGGGCGAATTCTGAGCGGGCTCAGCGATGTGGGTGAAAAGAATATTCGCTTTGTCCGCGAATTCATCCGTGTTGAAGGCTATGGCATTACCGCCGAAGACCTGGGCGGAGAATTCTCCCGCAAGATTCATTACTTCCCCGCAACCGGGCGTGTGCTCGTTAAACGACTTCCCGCTTCTCGCGCAAAAGAAGTGGTTCAAGAGGAAGTGTGTTACGAACGCAGCATTCGCAAGACAGCAGTCAGCGACGATATCGAGCTTTTCGATTAA
- a CDS encoding STAS domain-containing protein, with protein MSDQEFVILLGDEPSEKAAEANTDQPSKDDGFVILLGEDGPGDDAADSAVQNDSASSEDNGFVVLLDEPSADIEALRIDGPKAWLGSELGVAQVAEVYQQLAEWLSETSGELTISLASCDYLDSAGWQLLGLFKQKMQQLGRHLRIEDIAESLYGDYQRYGVDGILPGLEASAA; from the coding sequence GTGAGCGATCAGGAATTTGTCATTCTGCTGGGCGATGAGCCGAGCGAAAAGGCTGCTGAAGCCAACACGGACCAACCGTCGAAAGACGACGGTTTCGTGATTTTGCTCGGCGAGGACGGCCCCGGCGACGATGCTGCTGACAGCGCGGTGCAGAATGATTCCGCCTCGAGCGAAGACAATGGCTTTGTGGTTTTGCTTGATGAGCCCTCCGCTGATATTGAGGCTCTGCGTATCGATGGCCCGAAAGCATGGCTGGGCAGTGAGCTGGGGGTCGCGCAAGTTGCGGAGGTATATCAGCAGTTGGCGGAATGGCTGAGTGAAACCAGCGGCGAGCTGACCATCAGCTTGGCAAGTTGCGACTACCTGGATAGCGCCGGTTGGCAGTTGCTTGGCCTGTTTAAGCAAAAAATGCAGCAGCTGGGGCGACACCTGCGGATCGAAGATATCGCGGAATCGCTGTATGGCGATTACCAGCGCTACGGCGTCGACGGCATTCTTCCCGGTCTAGAGGCATCCGCTGCCTGA
- a CDS encoding chemotaxis protein CheW, with translation MYQQDIERSSSDDQGDSQQYLTFMLNGEEYGVEILRVQGIQGWDSVTPIPNSPEYVLGVMNLRGEIVPIIDLRKRFAMDTIPYGPTTVIVVVRVEGSDRTRTLGMVVDGVSEVYRIDNDEVQAMPEMGRQLRQEFVKGLSTVDDKMLILLDVDCLLSVDDIAKDSHKLAASA, from the coding sequence ATGTATCAACAGGATATCGAGCGCAGCAGTAGCGACGACCAGGGCGATAGCCAGCAGTATCTGACCTTCATGTTGAATGGCGAAGAATACGGCGTGGAAATCCTCCGAGTGCAGGGCATTCAAGGTTGGGATTCGGTCACGCCAATTCCGAATTCGCCTGAGTATGTTCTGGGGGTGATGAACCTGCGTGGCGAAATCGTCCCCATCATCGATTTACGCAAACGCTTCGCGATGGACACCATTCCCTACGGCCCCACCACGGTCATTGTGGTGGTGAGAGTCGAAGGCAGCGATCGAACCCGAACGCTGGGTATGGTCGTTGACGGTGTTTCCGAGGTGTACCGCATCGACAACGATGAAGTACAGGCCATGCCGGAGATGGGGCGTCAGTTGAGGCAGGAGTTTGTCAAAGGCCTGTCTACGGTCGATGACAAAATGCTTATTCTGCTGGATGTCGATTGTCTGCTCAGCGTGGATGACATTGCCAAAGACAGCCACAAGCTCGCGGCGAGTGCTTGA